The Rickettsiales bacterium genome includes a region encoding these proteins:
- a CDS encoding PhoH family protein, translating into MREKKINAGSDSESISISFQDNSLLPMLFGNNDENLTRLEKQFNVKTVTRGNMLAVSGSGNDVEAFRAVLESLHSDLKKGIDIGSQEVDAAIRMVENGNYNHDDEDSLPEIRIKTLRKSVRPYSPAQTGYMKSLAKNDVVFVTGPAGTGKTYIAVAQAVAMFADKKVEKIILSRPAVEAGEKLGFLPGDLKEKIDPYLRPLYDALHDMIPIEKLTRYMETGEIEVAPLAFMRGRTLSNAFVILDEAQNTTPTQMKMFLTRLGENSRMVITGDLTQTDLPKDIKSGLADVIRKVEKIDGIGCVRFTDRDVVRHPLAAKIIKAYDDWEKNKKKS; encoded by the coding sequence ATGAGAGAGAAAAAGATAAACGCCGGTAGCGACAGTGAATCTATAAGCATATCATTTCAGGATAACTCCCTGCTACCAATGTTGTTTGGAAATAATGACGAGAATCTCACCAGATTAGAAAAACAATTTAACGTAAAGACCGTAACTCGTGGCAATATGCTTGCTGTAAGCGGCAGCGGCAATGATGTGGAAGCTTTTAGAGCGGTACTTGAATCGCTACACTCGGACTTAAAAAAAGGTATTGATATTGGTTCTCAGGAAGTTGATGCCGCTATCCGTATGGTTGAAAATGGCAATTATAACCATGATGATGAAGATAGTCTGCCTGAAATAAGAATAAAAACCCTACGTAAATCAGTACGTCCTTATTCGCCAGCGCAGACGGGATATATGAAATCTTTGGCGAAAAACGACGTGGTGTTTGTTACCGGTCCTGCTGGTACTGGCAAAACATATATAGCGGTAGCTCAGGCGGTGGCTATGTTCGCGGATAAAAAAGTTGAGAAAATAATATTGTCACGCCCAGCGGTAGAGGCTGGTGAGAAACTTGGCTTTTTACCTGGCGACCTGAAGGAAAAAATAGATCCTTATCTGCGTCCATTATATGACGCGCTACATGATATGATACCGATAGAAAAACTCACCCGCTATATGGAAACTGGTGAGATTGAGGTAGCGCCTCTAGCTTTCATGCGTGGGCGAACTTTGTCAAACGCTTTCGTAATACTTGATGAGGCACAAAACACTACTCCAACTCAAATGAAAATGTTCCTAACCAGACTAGGTGAGAATTCAAGAATGGTAATTACTGGCGACCTTACTCAAACCGACCTGCCAAAAGATATAAAATCAGGACTTGCCGATGTTATCAGAAAAGTAGAGAAGATAGATGGTATTGGCTGTGTGCGCTTTACCGATAGAGACGTGGTACGCCATCCACTA
- the mce gene encoding methylmalonyl-CoA epimerase, with the protein MIGRLNHVAIVVPDLEKASATYRGTLGAKVSEPQDVTEHGVTVVFVDLPNTKIELLYPLGENSPITGFLAKNPSGGIHHICYEVEDIIASRDKLLADGARVLGDGNHKIGAHGKPVLFLHPKDFFGTLVELEQV; encoded by the coding sequence ATGATTGGCAGACTTAATCATGTAGCGATAGTGGTTCCTGATTTGGAGAAAGCGTCAGCCACCTATCGCGGTACATTAGGGGCTAAAGTCTCAGAACCACAGGATGTTACCGAGCATGGCGTAACGGTGGTTTTTGTGGATTTACCTAATACCAAGATAGAATTATTATATCCTCTTGGCGAAAATTCGCCAATCACTGGGTTTTTAGCTAAAAATCCGTCAGGTGGTATTCACCATATATGTTATGAGGTTGAGGATATTATAGCGTCTCGTGATAAGTTGCTTGCGGATGGCGCGCGAGTGCTTGGCGATGGCAACCATAAGATAGGAGCGCATGGCAAACCAGTTTTGTTTCTGCATCCAAAAGATTTTTTTGGAACTCTTGTTGAATTAGAGCAAGTATAA
- a CDS encoding DUF1467 family protein encodes MSVPFFFFTFVNSWWILLFVSIPFAVRYESDGIETENNDSYRAAPRKIYWKKLLLIVTSLALLISFILMIIINEKIITIPKL; translated from the coding sequence ATGTCTGTCCCATTTTTCTTTTTTACTTTTGTAAATTCGTGGTGGATATTGTTATTCGTCAGTATTCCTTTTGCTGTACGTTACGAAAGTGACGGTATTGAAACAGAGAATAATGACTCATATAGAGCCGCTCCAAGAAAAATATATTGGAAAAAATTGCTGTTAATAGTTACTAGTCTTGCTTTGCTAATAAGCTTTATTTTAATGATTATTATTAATGAGAAGATTATAACCATACCAAAATTATGA